One Bufo gargarizans isolate SCDJY-AF-19 chromosome 3, ASM1485885v1, whole genome shotgun sequence DNA segment encodes these proteins:
- the MID1IP1 gene encoding mid1-interacting protein 1, which yields MMQICESYNQKHSLFNAMNRFIGAVNNMDQTVMVPSLLRDLPLDMEGMKEEVAITNGAANYFTRRDMHGYYILLKSIRNDIEWGILQGEDRKKDKVTHVDMTRLEDSDGEEDLEKLFHFHLTGLHTVLNKLTRKANILTNRYKEEIGFGSWGH from the coding sequence ATGATGCAGATCTGCGAATCCTACAACCAGAAGCACTCCTTGTTCAACGCCATGAACAGGTTCATAGGAGCTGTGAACAATATGGACCAGACTGTCATGGTGCCCAGTCTGCTGAGGGACCTACCTCTAGATATGGAGGGGatgaaggaagaggtcgccatcACTAATGGGGCTGCTAATTATTTCACCAGGAGAGACATGCATGGCTACTACATCCTGCTGAAATCTATCAGGAATGACATTGAGTGGGGTATCCTGCAAGGAGAGGACAGGAAAAAGGACAAAGTGACTCATGTGGACATGACCAGGCTGGAGGACTCTGATGGAGAAGAAGATCTGGAGAAgctcttccacttccacctcacTGGACTCCACACAGTGCTCAATAAGCTCACCAGGAAAGCCAATATCCTTACCAACAGATACAAGGAGGAGATCGGATTTGGCAGCTGGGGACATTGA